A stretch of Tripterygium wilfordii isolate XIE 37 chromosome 11, ASM1340144v1, whole genome shotgun sequence DNA encodes these proteins:
- the LOC120008830 gene encoding uncharacterized protein LOC120008830 yields MDFDSVRAEKEDANKQRKLKTFVSMAALFSLLVLIFSCSSPHAGELFRTLKSVLYQRQYVFLLMNVLVLAIYFSNHKNADVARPDLYDEYVSKSTAAAEMKSAVLNRNSGSPVKKIGNTTRALDVFAERSAPATGRRYRRSQSESFERRTVELQRELRRSETENGRRSMEEMSSEEFRNIVESFIAKKKKDLREEDIKITDSHPHNDRTAKGLTALKQKIEFTYPSKRELFGMDVQ; encoded by the exons ATGGATTTTGACAGTGTTCGGGCAGAGAAGGAGGACGCTAACAAACAGAGGAAGCTCAAAACCTTTGTAAGCATGGCAGCTCTGTTTTCGCTTCTGGTTCTCATCTTCTCGTGTTCTTCTCCACATGCCGGCGAGCTTTTCAGAACACTCAAATCGGTTCTCTATCAGCGTCAATACGTTTTTCTGCTGATGAACGTTCTGGTCCTCGCTATATACTTCTCTAATCACAAGAATGCTGACGTCGCACGGCCCGATCTCTACGACGAGTACGTCTCCAAATCCACCGCCGCAGCGGAGATGAAATCCGCGGTCTTGAATCGCAACTCCGGTTCTCCTGTGAAGAAAATTGGAAATACAACCAGGGCCCTTGATGTCTTTGCAGAGCGCTCTGCTCCAGCGACAGGGCGGCGTTACAGGAGGAGTCAATCGGAGAGCTTTGAGAGGCGTACGGTGGAGCTGCAGAGAGAGCTGAGGAGATCGGAGACGGAGAATGGGAGGCGGTCAATGGAGGAGATGAGTAGTGAGGAGTTCAGGAATATAGTGGAGAGTTTCATTGCTAAGAAAAAGAAGGATTTGAGAGAGGAAGATATTAAAATCACAGACTCGCACCCCCACA ATGATCGGACGGCGAAAGGATTGACTGCTCTGAAACAAAAAATTGAGTTCACATACCCAAGTAAAAGAGAACTTTTTGGGATGGATGTGCAGTAA